ATGCCAAGCACCAGCAATTTTTAAATACGGTAGAATTTTCAGATTTTTATTTCTTTAATAAAGCGGCACAAACTGTTCCTGAAAACTATAATATTCATTTCAGCAATTCGTCCGGGATCAGATATGCACAGTTGTTCGATTTTGGCAAAAGAAAAATGTACTGCAACAGAGGAACCAGCGGAATTGATGGTTCAACATCCACTGCAATGGGATTTGCTATTAAAAATGCCAATCCAACTTTGTTGATTACCGGTGATTTAAGCTTCTTTTATGATATCAATGGTCTTTGGAACCAGTATATTCCTCCTTTTGTAAGAATTATGATCTTCAACAACGGAGAAGGGAATATTTTCAAGATTATTCCGGGACCTGGAAATGCCAACCCGAATACGTTAGACGAATTTATTGCCACCAAACACCGTAAAAATGCTGAGCATTTAGCCAAGCATTTCGGCTTCTCTTACATTAAGGTGGAAGATGAACTCACGTTGGACAGAGTGTTGGAGAACTTCTTCAAACCTGATGCACAACCAAAAATCCTGGAAGTAAATACTTATGGGAAAAACAGTGCTGACATTCAGAAAGCTTACTTTAATTTCATGAAAGAAAACTAAAGATCAAGATATTCTTCATTTCCTGGCAGATTCATAATTCTGTCAATAGGATAGATAAACATATCATCAAAGTCGTTTAAAGCATTGATGAGTTGAAAGTGGCTGAACTGCTTTATATTTTGTAGAGTAATTTCAGCCTCTTTTATTTTCTTATTTTTCAAAAGATGTTGTCTTTGTACTCCATTCAAAAGATAAGAGTTTGGAGTAAACCAGTCTTTACCCTTTAAAAATAAAAGGTTGGAAAAAGAAGTATCGGTGATATGGTTATTTTTCACAATGATGATTTCCTCCGCTTTGGATTTCATCTTCATTTTATCTAATTCTTTGCGGTCTTCAAATTTGAATGAGTAATCGAAACTATTGTTTTCTACCAGTTGGAAATCCTGAATTTCAGGGATCGCGTAAGGAATCATCTGAGTGCGAATTCTTTTGTCAAGATCATAGGAAATTCTTAGCTTGAAAAGCCCGTCTTCATCATGCTCCAGATTTTTGTAGATTTTGGCCAGATCAATAGAACTCTCTTTTCCAAAATGAGAGAATGTTTGATTAACACGTTTTTGATGGAGTTCTAATAGAAAAATCT
This Chryseobacterium sp. G0162 DNA region includes the following protein-coding sequences:
- a CDS encoding aminotransferase class IV, which gives rise to MSQFIESIKVEDQEIFLLELHQKRVNQTFSHFGKESSIDLAKIYKNLEHDEDGLFKLRISYDLDKRIRTQMIPYAIPEIQDFQLVENNSFDYSFKFEDRKELDKMKMKSKAEEIIIVKNNHITDTSFSNLLFLKGKDWFTPNSYLLNGVQRQHLLKNKKIKEAEITLQNIKQFSHFQLINALNDFDDMFIYPIDRIMNLPGNEEYLDL